TTATGTGAGAAATGTGTTATCTTACATATGGTCACTTGGATCTCAGTACTGCAGGGATAAGGTTGCAAGTATCTACTCTTTCACCAGTTGGGTGTGACTGGAGTTCTTGTTTCTTTTTTATGCAGATGTTAAGGACATAAAGTGTGTTATCAACTATGATTTCCCTTCAAGCCTCGAGGATTATATTCATAGGATTGGGAGAACTGGACGTGCAGGTGCAACTGGAACTGCCTTTACATTTTTCACCCATGCAAATGCCAAATTTACCAGAGAACTTATTAAGATCCTGCAGCAGGCAGGACAAATTGTTCCTCCTCAACTTTCTGCTCTAGCAAGGTCCGCTGGTCCTAGCTCTGGAGGTTTGTGTTCTAATCCTTAACTTTCCAAGTATCGTATGCATGTAAATCCCAAATTACAAACACAATGAATATAAAGAATTGATTTGTTTGCCTTTTTGCATTCTTGTTGCAGGGAGCAATTTCAGGTCTAGAGGACGAGGTGGCTTTGGGAACCGGGGACAGAAATCTGGATCTAACGTAATTCCTCTCGGTAGAAGGCCTTGGTAGTTACTGTGCCTATTCCAGAAGAGGGGATGCTATATACATACAGGATATGTATACTAGACATAATTTTGGGGTTTCTGTGTTCTGTTCCGCTTCCAGTGAaaaaatgtttatttttcttGCTAGCGGATTGAATTTAGTATTGGTCGAATTGGTTCGTTATGTTAGCATGTATTAGGAGTTTGGATATGCAGATGGAGTGTAGCATAGTTTGTGCAGGAAGAGTAATGTTATGCTGTCTGGTGCTACATTTATACCCTTTAAATTCATTGAGCAAGAAGTGACGGGTTAAGTAGCTTTTAAATCGAGCGTCAGTATGGTTTTTCCTTAAATTTTGGCGAGTGTTGGTGATGGATTCGGCAGTTCTCCATTATTGATAGAACTTGTGTTACTTGCCTATTTAATTGAAATTTGATAAAATAGCAACATGTCGACATTCGTATCCTTTGGCTAAAGGAAATCTGAATATGGTTACCTTAAGGAATTCCAGTATTTGCCTGACAATCATGTTTTTCTATATTTCTCACCTTAGGAATCAACTTTTACCTTGTACAAGTGCAAATATTGTTAGCTACAATTTGGAAATGAACCTCAATAACATAAATGGGATGTCAGGTGGAAATAAATCTTTTAGCGGAAAATCAAATCGACGGCTCCTACATTTTCAGCTCGTTCACAAGAAAATCATCAGCATGACTTGATATCACATGACATTAACAGTAAGTTGGTCCTATGTAAAGGCTTAAACGAGACGAATTTCAGATGACTAGTGACTGATTGCTGAGAATATGGACTATGAGTTGGATTAGCGTCCTACTCCGTAGTTAGTTATATTTTGCTTACTAGCTTTCTAGGGTTGTATGTTAGTGCTTTCCACCATgtaagtattattattattttcaataTTAGTTTTTCACATGTAGTTTTTGTTTCATTCTTTTTCCTTCTCTGTCGGAAGGTAGTTAATTTAGTGCCCAAATTCGTCTGAAATTTGAGACTCCAAAAGAAAAGTAGAAAATATTAACCCAGAAGAGTAGACATTAGTGATTCGAATTTTCGAAGAAAACACACAAATTGAGAACATGAGGAGAAATTTTCAAATGAACCTCTTTTTATTTCTCTTGCAACTTACGGATTTACAGATTCTTTTTGAGCAAACTGAAAATCATACGAAAAAACGTTATATCACGATCTAAAAAAGTTATAGCAAACAATAGACGACAGTCCAATATTTTCTAAGTAAGCTTGAAAAATATAGGCATAATACAATAAACAGACCCTCAAACTTGGGCTCAATTGGCAAGTAGGCACTTCAACTCGTCTCTACTTTGTCAGTTGAACTCCaatttacaaaatgatcatctagacacctccaaaatttatgcGCCACGTCAGTGCAATGACAACTTAAACAAGTTGTGCATAGCCAAAGTTGGAGGGCACACTTGCCAGCTGAGGTCAAGTTTGAAGGTCTGTTCCTGTATTATGCCATATATGTGCTAACATTAGACCCAAGTCTAACATTTTTTGAAAGAATAATCTTTTAAGAGCTCTATTTGCACTACTTTTAGAAACATGGACCAAATCTAAAAATAAGACGTGAAACAGTTACATCTGTGTAAATCAGTCAAACCTGTGGCTTTTGGGGCCGAAGCCTAAAACCCAAACTAGATAAAAGCTTACTCAAGGCCCAAGCCCAAATTAGTTCTTCCATCTATAAATCTCTGAAACCCTAAATCTCAGCACAATCCTCATAGGGTTGTTAACCTAATTCCCCATTCCCCTCTTCCTTGTCTCTCACAGGCGCCGCCAGCAGCAGCAGAAATGACAACCCGTTTCAAGAAGAACCGTAAGAAGAGAGGCCACGTCAGTGCAGGACACGGCCGTATCGGGAAACACAGGAAGCATCCAGGTGGTCGTGGTAATGCTGGTGGTATGCATCATCACCGTATCCTTTTCGACAAGTACCATCCAGGTTACTTCGGTAAGGTAGGTATGCGTTACTTCCACAAACTCCGTAACAAGTTCTATTGCCCAACTGTTAACATCGACAAGTTATGGTCACTTGTTCCACAAGAAGTGAAGGATAAGGTTGCTGCTGGTAGTACTAAAGGGACTGCACCTGTCATTGATGTTACTCAGTATGGGTATTTTAAGGTTCTTGGAAAAGGTGTTTTGCCCGAAAATCAGGCTGTTGTTGTGAAGGCTAAGCTTATTTCCAAGAATGCTGAGAAGAAGATTAAGGAGGCTGGTGGTGCTGTTGTGCTCACTGCTTAGGTTTGCCTTTTTGATTACTAGTTTTTGGTTATTTTATATTGCCTTATCTCGGACTTGTCGTAGTTGTTattttcagttttgtttttttattatCAAGGGATGTTTAAACCTGTTTTTTGCTTTGAAATACATTCGGATATTGACTATGCTTTTCGCTGGTTCAATTGGATGAGATCTTTCCTTACGAATCGTTTATCGTAGCATGTTTTGCTATATAATGTTGTATTTCTTTGCGAATGTTACCAATATATGTGTTTTTGTGACTATCCATATTAGATGAAAAAATTAGTTTACTTAAGGCGATGCAAATATTCGTATCTGCAATTAACCATTGTTTGATTATGTTAAGTGTCTTAGTTGGGCAAGTCTTATGACAGGTTTTACTTTTGAAAAACGAATTAATGAAATGTGTGGTACTTCAGTTCATCTTTGGCGGATATTTTATCTTCCCTATTGGTGTTTGATTACAAAGTTCCAAAGATGGTGATTGCTCTAGTAAAGTGTCAGTTGGGAAAATATTTAAAGTCAAATCTTGTTGGTTGAAACTCGAATTTTGAATTGGACATGAGTTCCTTTTGTTGTGCTTTCAACTGTACTGTTTGGTTGCAACACAATTTCTGGTGGGATTCATTCTTGGTATGGAGGATGATATTAGGGCTAGATAGGAATATTGTATTGTGTTGCCCTCCAATAGGACTATACAGAGTAGTGGCAAGGTCGGAATGTAGTGAATCTGTTTAGAGTGTAGCTTGAAAATGAGTAAAGACATTTGTAGATTAAATTACAAACTTGACTCGGAAATCCTATTGTCTATGTTGTATTCTTTCAAACCAAGTGAATTTGCGGGTAGAGAAACACAGCTTTTGTTATGGAGCTGTCCTTTGGCCTCTTCCATTGCCCTTTCAGTGGAGAAGGTACAATGTCCATTCAATCTGCGCTTTCATTGCATGCCACAAAACGTTTAAATCTGTGGTTTTGCCTACACTTGTTATTAGAAATCTCTATAAGAATTGCACAGGGGTCTGCTTCATGTGTAATATTGTAATCTTAATATGaattgtgatggcttattgaatTTTAGGTTCTAGAATGTTATAATTTATTATAACATATATTAATGTACCCTTCAATATATCAGGAGTGAACTAGGGTCAATAGACTGGTATAGGCTTTTGGGAAATTAGGGTTCAAAGTCcaatagaaacaaaaaaaaagcaCGTGAATTCAGTGTAGATTAGTTGCAGTGTGAAGTAGGACGTCTTGTAAAGTTCTGCAATGTATTTAATTTTGTAAAATTATCTGGTACACTATATATACATTTCATTTCGAATTTAGTACAAAGAGAATGAGTTTCTGATGTGATTACGAAAATGATACTTGCAAAGATCTCGTTATTTTAGATCTCTATTAATAAAGTTTTTTTGTGAAAGGAAGTACTATAAAAGTAAATACAAACGTGTAAAGGGCTACAAAACCAATTAGCCCCCATTCTTAATGTAGCGTTGTCTTAAAAAATTATTGAAAACAATTCTTATAAGCATGTTACTGTTATCTTACTATGGCATTAACGATTTGTGTGGCAAGAAATACAACTGTGTAGAATTAAAATCTTTTAGCATATTGTTTTTTGGGGGAAATTTGTTTATACCAGCAATTCCTCGTCTCAATAAACCATGAAAGCATAAAACAAAATCAGATTAGATAGCGTTCCATCAAAATCAACTTTCACGTGAACAAATGACCTGTCCAAACTAATAAATCCGGAAAAGAAAAATGTTCCTTAATAAGAGATTGATAATCCCGCAAGGgtgactcagttggttgagcatggagctttcataatggaggtttcaggttcgaaaccccctgcctataACAGCGGGGGATTTGCCTTCTGCTTTCGGGCTCGTTGCACGGGGCTTGCTTAGTGCGTGTTACCtcttctgtgtggtttgcgagctattgcaccgGAGCTGGGTTTATCCTGTGCGCACTCGAAGGATAGCGACTGCAGGTtctcatggtaaaaaaaaaaagagattgatAGACAAAATAGACTTCACCTTTATAATTTGCTTTTACATGAAGTTGAGAGGGGAAATAAATATAATTTCCATAAATTTGATGAAGGCTCCTGCCTACAACAGCAGGAGATTTGCCTTTTGCgttgagctcgtcgcacggggcttgtcTAGTGCgtgttacctctcctgtgtggtttgcgagctattgcacaggagctgagtTTATCCTGTGCGCATCCGAAGGATAGCGGCTGCGGGATCtcatgtcattaaaaaaaaattgatagacAAAATAGACTTCACCTTTATAATTTGCTTCTTGGTTCTCGATCAATATTTGGGTATTGACATAGAAGGTAAAGATTGTTTAGAATTTTACATGAAGTTAGAGGGGAAATGAATATAATTTCCATAAATTTGACGAAGGACCTGGGCTATTTTTAGATGAAGCTGAGCTTGGATTTGCAAGGTAAAActttgccttcaaaactctgcctttgCGAATTCAAATATCtgccttgcgtttttttttttttttaactgagttgggttcgaacccacaaccttagcgtattaggcgaagggaaaaacttaaagaacaccaatttgaagggcaaaaattaaagaccaccccaaatgaagggcaatccgcccAAAAAAAGGGACAATTGTAatacccttattttggggtggtctttaatttttgtccatcaaaatgaaagtatttaactTTCCTCCTTTGTCTAAAACCTcagggttccgggttcgaactccTGCTCaggtcaaaattaaaaaaaaaattgttaggcAGAGGTTGTCTACAAACTCTGCCCCATCGGGCATAGTTTGCTTGCAAAACTCTGTCCCATCGGGCATAGTTTGCTTGCAAAACTCTTCCTTAAGGCAGAGGATGGGgcagagttttgcaggcaaactatGCTTTAGCAAACTCTACCTGATAAAGCATAGTTTGCAGGAAACTTTTGGTCTGTCTAATTTTGTACGGCAGAATTTTGGTCTGAAGGTAAAATTCTgctttaaggcagagttttgcaaaatttTGCCTTACGACAGAGTTTTGAGACTgtccttgcgaatccaaacatctgctttgcgattttttatttttttttactgagctggagtTCGATTCCAGAacttcggggtattaggcgaaggaaaaaaattaaagaccaccaatttgaaggacaaaaattaaagaccagcccaaatgaagcacaatccgcgcaaaaaaaaaaagccttaggGGTCAATCCAGGGATGGTTAAATTCTAAGTTGAGCAACCGGGCCATTAGTCCTTCGAATTGGGTCAAACCATGGGCTTAAGGCCCAGTGAGTTGCCAAATAAGAGTCCACTTATTGGTGAAAGAATAGCAGCGCCCCAAGTCCCCAACTATAGGAATAAAGTGAAATTGTGTTTTGGGGAGTTTTGTTCACAACTGTTATCAGTCATACAAGGAGGGATTCGAAATGAAATGCTACTAGCAATGCAGCATGTAGTGCCTAGACATAAATACCTAAACGTTCTCCTTTATACCATAGTATCATAGCTGTTGGCCAACACCCAAAATACAAATCGTACAAATAGTGGCTTTGTTTTAGTGATGAATGGTTCTTTCGAAATGCTGGATACAGTGCTAGAGAATTGTCTGTTTAAAGAGACCTTATCCAACTAAACCCCAAACATTGAACACTTGCTGAGAAAAGATAAATATAGCAGCTTAACTTTTAGATGCATCTGGTCTTAACTTTTAGATGCAtctggtccttttttttttttttctttttctttttttaatcacTAAAGTTGTACACAGCATTTTCACAGGTCAAATCCACTCTACAAGTAATATTGACGTTTTAATTAATTCGTTGATTGTGGTCAATGATGTCCAGCTAACctgattaagttttttttttttttttttttttttttgaacggGTTGACGAAGACTATGTTTGATTGTTTTCAACCTTTCCGTTAACGTAGTTTGGTACAAGAAAAGTGAATGCGATATTTAAATTGAAGGAATAAATCAAGTGGCTACGTAATGCAGACAAAAGTTCCTTGATATTGCTCTAGCATTTCAATGCAATTTCATTATTTCATATAATAAGAAAACTCCTCAGTA
The nucleotide sequence above comes from Lycium barbarum isolate Lr01 chromosome 3, ASM1917538v2, whole genome shotgun sequence. Encoded proteins:
- the LOC132632604 gene encoding large ribosomal subunit protein uL15x, whose translation is MTTRFKKNRKKRGHVSAGHGRIGKHRKHPGGRGNAGGMHHHRILFDKYHPGYFGKVGMRYFHKLRNKFYCPTVNIDKLWSLVPQEVKDKVAAGSTKGTAPVIDVTQYGYFKVLGKGVLPENQAVVVKAKLISKNAEKKIKEAGGAVVLTA